The following coding sequences lie in one Silene latifolia isolate original U9 population chromosome 5, ASM4854445v1, whole genome shotgun sequence genomic window:
- the LOC141655245 gene encoding uncharacterized protein LOC141655245: MICEPIFKKLKVREHVMWDDQYQATFDKVKEVLSFAPVLSPPVVGLPLSMYLTVTNTAMGVMLAQTVDKEERAFYYIIKKFLDYKVKYKPLEKTCLALVWATKKLRHYMLSYSRSKEEQSPISLPTTHFLADNPIEEIEVVDTLSFPDENVVHVENDAWDLYFDGASNYMGYGVGILLISPTGEHVPVSIKLDFNVTNNAVEYEAFLFGLRNALDLGVKKLLVHGDSSLVINKIVCPYVSERRSSPAYVSAIDDAEEGETEPWYTAILKYKETGEYPPDLDMRGKRALPTAKKVMEEVHDRECGLHMNAHILVRKIMRIGYYWTTMETDCCKYIRHCHNCQGINIIGKVNQSGTGGHCFVLVEIDYFTKWVEAKSYKVLKAEQVAQFIQNDIICQYGDHMSSSTNGAVEAANKTITVILRKMSDNYREWPEKIPFALLGYRTSIRTATGATPYYLVYGMEAVQPVELEVPSLRILLESQVPEADWVQARYDSLLMLDEQRLNALYHVQLYQKRI, translated from the exons atgatttgtgagccgatCTTTAAGAAACTGAAGGTCAGAGAGCACGTTATGTGGGATGACCAGTATCAAGCCACATTCGATAAAGTAAAGGAAGTGTTGTCTTTCGCGCCAGTTTTAAGTCCACCCGTGGTCGGGCTACCTTTATCGATGTATCTAACTGTTACAAATACTGCAATGGGGGTTATGTTAGCCCAAACAGTTGACAAGGAAGAAAGAGCTTTTTACTACATCATTAAAAAGTTCTTAGACTATAAAGTGAAGTATAAACCTCTTGAAAAGACGTGTTTGGCCCTAGTTTGGGCAACAAAGAAATTgagacattacatgcttagctacagt cgATCAaaggaagagcagtcgccgatttccttgCCGACAACCCATTTCCTCGCCGACAACCCAATCGAAGAAATAGAAGTTGTCGACACTTTGTCTTTTCCCGACGAAAACGTGGTACATGTCGAGAATGACGCATGGGATttgtatttcgatggagcatcgaactacaTGGGATATGGAGTGGGAATTCTTCTTATCTCGCCAACAGGTGAACACGTGCCCGTGTCCATCAAGCTAGATTTCAATGTAACGAACAATGCCGTTGAATATGAAGCATTTCTGTTTGGTTTACGCAATGCTTTAGACTTAGGTGTGAAGAAGTTGttagtacatggagattcatccctTGTGATCAATAAA ATAGTATGCCCATATGTGTCGGAACGAAGATCGTCACCTGCCTATGTGAGTGCAATCGATGACGCCGAGGAGGGTGAAACCGAACCTTGGTACACAGCCATTTTAAAATACAAGGAAACAGGAGAGTATCCTCCCGACCTTGACATGCGTGGGAAGCGCGCGCT ACCGACAGCTAAaaaggttatggaagaagtccatgacagAGAATGTGGGctacacatgaatgcccatatatTAGTCCGTAAAATCATGAGGATTGGTTATTACTGGACAACGATGGAAACAGATTGTTGTAAGTATATCAGACACTGTCACAATTGTCAG GGAATCAACATCATTGGAAAAGTAAACCAATCAGGAACTGGAGGGCACTGTTTTGTCCTTGTTGAAATTGACTACTTTACGAAGTGGGTAGAGGCTAAATCTTACAAAGTGCTAAAAGCGGAGCAAGTAGcacagttcattcagaatgaTATCATTTGCCAGTACGGAGACCACATGAGTTCATCA ACGAATGGTGCGGTAGAGGCTGCTAATAAAACAATTACAGTCATTTTGAGGAAGATGTCTGATAACTATAGAGAGTGGCCAGAAAAGATACCCTTCGCGTTATTGGGGTATAGAACTTCAATCAGAACAGCTACGGGAGCAACCCCGTATTACTTGGTTTATGGAATGGAAGCAGTTCAACCAGTGGAGCTGGAAGTACCATCCCTGCGAATCCTACTCGAGAGCCAAGTCCCGGAAGCGGATTGGGTTCAAGCTAGATATGATTCACTCCTTATGCTTGATGAGCAGCGTTTGAATGCATTGTATCATGTCCAACTCTATCAGAAGAGGATATAG
- the LOC141655246 gene encoding uncharacterized protein LOC141655246: protein MPHRTRPMAALLLFTGLNVVLVSTISPVYDYVCFHPYWERRRVELHLEREVSMRKGSLSA, encoded by the exons ATGCCACATAGGACACGGCCGATGGCAGCACTTCTTTTGTTCACTGGATTGAATGTTGTTCTTGTGTCTACAATCTCACCTGTCTATGATTATGTCTGCTTTCACCCATACTGGGAAAGACGG AGAGTAGAGCTCCATCTAGAACGTGAAGTTTCGATGAGAAAAGGGTCTCTGTCAGCATAG
- the LOC141657291 gene encoding transcription factor TGA2.3-like produces the protein MKVGAENGTSLTSGMPSFTPAYPISNPIGTEGNNVGSSRTSEFGALEQSLGFRIEDDVDLSRNPLFSSFKSSGLTGVPDLQFGNFDKALTGERGSHPNLAFVSGGNRENWGESNMADASPRSDSSSEDTEDKNPQFEAGQSSAKAASDSSERSKEKNTDQKTLRRLAQNREAARKSRLRKKAYVQQLENSRLKLTQLEQELQRARQQGVFVSSSSDQSQATGGNAGALAFDAEYSRWLEDQNKLVNELRAAINSHAGDTELRTVVDNVAAHFNDIFRLKGVAAKADVFHILSGMWKTPAERCFMWIGGFRSSELLKLLVNQLEPLTEQQLVGIYNLQQSAQQAEEALSQGMEALQQSLAETLANGTPASSGTSGNVANYMGQMAMAMGKLGTLEGFLRQADNLRQQTLQQMHRILTTRQSARALVAINDYFSRLRALSSLWLARPRD, from the exons ATGAAAGTTGGTGCTGAAAATGGTACTAGCTTAACATCAGGGATGCCTAGCTTTACTCCTGCTTACCCTATCTCCAATCCCAT TGGCACAGAGGGTAACAACGTcggttcatcaaggacttctGAGTTTGGGGCACTAGAACAATCTCTTGGATTTCGTATAGAAGACGATGTTGATCTCAGCAGAA ACCCGTTATTCAGTTCGTTCAAGTCATCTGGTCTGACTGGAGTACCCGATCTACAATTTGGAAATTTTGATAAG GCTTTGACTGGGGAAAGAGGATCGCATCCTAACTTGGCTTTTGTATCTGGTGGTAATCGTGAGAATTGGGGGGAGTCTAATATGGCTGATGCCAGTCCTAGGTCTGATAGTTCATCAGAGGATACTGAGGATAAGAACCCACAG TTTGAAGCAGGTCAGTCCAGTGCTAAGGCTGCCTCTGACTCTAGCGAGAGATCCAAAGAAAAAAATACGGATCAAAAG ACACTTCGCCGGCTAGCTCAAAACCGTGAAGCTGCTCGAAAAAGTCGTCTAAGAAAGAAG GCATATGTGCAACAGCTGGAAAATAGTCGACTTAAGCTGACTCAGCTTGAGCAAGAGCTGCAGCGCGCCCGTCAGCAG GGAGTCTTTGTTTCGAGCTCAAGTGACCAGTCCCAAGCAACTGGTGGAAATG CTGGAGCTTTGGCATTTGATGCGGAATATTCGCGTTGGCTAGAGGACCAAAATAAACTAGTTAATGAATTGAGGGCGGCCATTAATTCACATGCCGGTGACACTGAACTGCGTACTGTTGTTGACAACGTGGCAGCACACTTCAATGACATTTTCAGGCTTAAAGGTGTTGCGGCGAAGGCTGATGTCTTTCACATTTTGTCTGGAATGTGGAAAACACCGGCAGAGCGTTGCTTTATGTGGATTGGTGGCTTTCGCTCCTCAGAACTTCTCAAG CTTCTGGTAAATCAATTGGAGCCGTTGACAGAACAGCAGCTAGTAGGCATCTATAATTTGCAGCAATCAGCTCAACAGGCTGAAGAAGCCTTATCACAAGGCATGGAGGCTCTCCAGCAATCTCTAGCTGAAACCCTGGCTAACGGTACTCCCGCCTCATCTGGCACTTCTGGTAATGTGGCTAACTACATGGGACAGATGGCCATGGCCATGGGCAAGTTGGGCACTCTCGAAGGATTCCTTCGCCAG GCTGATAATCTACGTCAACAAACGCTTCAGCAGATGCACCGAATCTTAACAACACGTCAATCAGCTCGTGCCCTTGTAGCTATCAACGACTATTTCTCAAGGCTTCGAGCACTGAGCTCTCTCTGGCTGGCCCGGCCTCGTGACTAG